A genomic segment from Bacteroidota bacterium encodes:
- a CDS encoding T9SS type A sorting domain-containing protein, whose translation MCCSYTSYSQSFPPPFTSTGDSTTRGMYVSCGDMVMDELKANANVYDSINNLTHTSATLNTWKLINYCKMHYISYIALYSLAQKHSATNNDPIVGNSAYNLTVRRFLQVAHDNGIKVGIVITNKEFLEVQASYGTFVTSPFYWVVPTAPWDSTCYNSNTARHGQANFLDNNFGEQAPPDSLLNPTDSIYGSLELSELLKGVMRVYQYSNWAKNFIPLGCTNCNEEEESQERNAPVVTPPKKYLFDYMSLEYEYWSKATYSTLDTTVFPNPTKAKKAWNNFGEIANAMLYVSSHMCGLTKNELELRIIPPKINSFSYSQPNTPWDFSAQDMPKAQAQVDFISKYFHRILLSDYFTHLFSPISKTASTYTRFANSPSSLNAGDYNLIMPVFSAATAGVQKHCFDTLRYDSNNNPDTVDNTYLGPYLDTVPGANMSAVENNYLIAIDYAAAFQNSPAWQFGPCEDAAQTTSITCPIDTTHTKTVGFMWFNYSYLRDIHRSHVEYSRMQSCESIQLNFLNETNLLHVKIPDISEKTSIPNLQVFDVYGRELNHYQVSMPNQYISLNELANGIYICKLINGNQVKSVVVTIIKN comes from the coding sequence ATGTGTTGTAGCTACACTTCCTACTCCCAATCGTTTCCACCTCCGTTTACTTCAACAGGTGATTCCACTACTAGAGGTATGTATGTAAGTTGCGGCGACATGGTAATGGATGAATTAAAAGCAAATGCCAATGTGTATGATTCCATAAATAACCTGACTCATACCAGCGCAACACTTAACACATGGAAACTCATTAACTATTGTAAAATGCATTACATTTCTTATATCGCGCTTTATTCATTGGCACAAAAACACTCTGCAACCAACAACGATCCTATAGTAGGAAACTCTGCTTACAATTTAACGGTAAGGCGTTTTTTGCAGGTGGCCCACGATAACGGAATTAAAGTAGGAATTGTTATTACAAACAAAGAGTTTCTTGAAGTTCAGGCAAGTTACGGTACCTTTGTAACCTCACCTTTTTATTGGGTTGTACCTACCGCTCCATGGGATTCAACCTGCTACAATTCAAATACGGCGCGGCATGGACAGGCTAATTTTTTGGATAATAATTTTGGTGAACAAGCCCCACCTGATAGTTTATTAAATCCCACAGACTCAATTTATGGTTCGCTTGAATTGAGTGAGCTATTAAAAGGTGTTATGCGTGTGTATCAGTACAGCAACTGGGCTAAAAATTTTATTCCATTGGGTTGTACCAATTGTAATGAAGAGGAGGAGTCTCAAGAAAGGAATGCGCCTGTGGTAACTCCTCCCAAAAAATACTTGTTTGATTATATGAGCCTGGAATACGAATATTGGAGCAAAGCAACTTATAGTACACTTGATACAACGGTTTTTCCAAATCCTACCAAAGCTAAAAAAGCATGGAATAATTTTGGTGAAATTGCCAATGCTATGCTGTACGTTTCTAGCCACATGTGCGGCCTTACTAAAAATGAACTGGAGTTAAGAATTATCCCTCCGAAAATAAATTCTTTTAGCTATAGTCAACCAAATACCCCTTGGGATTTTTCCGCTCAAGACATGCCCAAAGCACAAGCCCAGGTTGATTTTATCAGCAAGTATTTTCACCGCATATTGTTGAGCGATTATTTTACTCATTTATTTAGCCCTATCAGCAAAACTGCTTCCACTTATACTCGTTTTGCCAACAGCCCCAGTTCACTAAACGCGGGCGATTATAATTTGATTATGCCTGTTTTTTCGGCTGCTACAGCCGGAGTTCAAAAACATTGTTTTGATACACTGCGCTACGATAGTAATAATAATCCTGATACCGTTGACAATACTTATTTGGGCCCTTACCTTGATACTGTGCCCGGAGCAAACATGAGTGCAGTTGAAAATAATTATTTAATTGCTATTGATTATGCTGCCGCCTTTCAAAATTCACCGGCTTGGCAATTTGGGCCGTGCGAAGATGCAGCTCAAACAACTTCAATCACCTGTCCAATAGATACCACCCACACCAAAACAGTAGGTTTTATGTGGTTTAATTATTCGTACTTGCGCGATATACACCGCAGTCATGTTGAATACAGTCGTATGCAAAGCTGCGAATCAATACAATTAAACTTTTTAAATGAAACAAATTTATTACATGTTAAAATACCCGATATTTCCGAAAAAACATCAATCCCTAATTTACAAGTTTTTGATGTATATGGAAGGGAATTAAATCATTATCAGGTTTCGATGCCAAATCAGTATATTAGTTTAAATGAATTGGCGAACGGAATTTATATATGCAAATTAATTAACGGAAATCAAGTAAAAAGTGTAGTTGTTACAATTATAAAAAATTAG
- a CDS encoding T9SS type A sorting domain-containing protein produces MKKVLFSFLLFFNQLHFASAQITFEKTYKRLQSVEVAQSVIVDGNTNFIVASGDKFNDTQLTRDFGIAKLNAYGDTIWYTIFYRGHHPKLRALSKMGNYYYVLGQSDDSAQINTYMIWLCKFDSSGQLIWAKYYSDPLIGTDDFGANMTITSNNKLLIHTDPFSGLVIIDSTGVLNVKKRYNNYVTALSDFQKMQFTKKNSIYYFAKFYYPSLPNFNCKIFCINEAADSIGSIILENDSAIGAAQLIKFVGSDYLITGYRPPQANSRGLFISRLDSAGHKIWNKKLPFLYFGIGVNYYVTSFANLNNGNTVLSGFRRSPAWYNSPPYGKAMLYCFNDNGDSLWCKFYSPTDSSAKAEFYDVIATPDSGMLAVGQIMFSNGQQKSYIVKLDANGNLYNPLNVIAQNKESYLQLYPNPAGNYTNIHYMGIEKNVELKIINLNGQVVYRQQLHQNDERILLVTEHLAPGFYVCCISASDQNLLIKKLVVLRNYR; encoded by the coding sequence ATGAAAAAGGTATTATTTTCTTTTTTACTTTTTTTTAATCAATTACATTTTGCTTCGGCTCAAATAACCTTTGAAAAAACATATAAAAGGTTGCAAAGTGTGGAAGTAGCCCAAAGTGTTATTGTTGATGGCAATACTAATTTTATTGTGGCTTCAGGCGACAAATTTAACGACACTCAATTAACACGTGATTTTGGTATTGCAAAACTTAATGCCTACGGCGATACCATTTGGTATACTATTTTTTATAGAGGCCATCATCCCAAATTAAGGGCTTTAAGTAAAATGGGAAATTATTATTATGTATTAGGACAATCAGATGATTCGGCTCAAATTAATACCTACATGATTTGGTTGTGCAAATTTGATAGCAGCGGCCAACTAATTTGGGCAAAATATTACTCTGATCCATTAATTGGAACAGATGATTTTGGTGCCAATATGACCATTACAAGTAACAATAAACTACTGATTCATACTGATCCCTTTAGCGGATTGGTAATAATTGACAGCACAGGAGTTTTGAATGTAAAAAAACGCTACAATAATTATGTTACTGCGTTATCTGATTTTCAAAAAATGCAGTTTACTAAAAAGAATAGTATCTATTATTTTGCAAAGTTTTATTATCCATCACTTCCTAATTTTAATTGTAAAATTTTTTGTATAAACGAAGCAGCTGATTCAATAGGTTCAATAATCCTTGAAAATGACTCCGCGATTGGAGCTGCTCAATTAATAAAATTTGTTGGTAGCGATTATTTAATAACTGGTTACCGTCCGCCCCAAGCCAATAGCAGAGGTCTATTTATATCTCGCCTTGATTCGGCCGGCCATAAAATTTGGAACAAAAAACTTCCTTTTTTATATTTTGGTATTGGTGTGAATTACTATGTTACTTCATTTGCAAACCTTAATAACGGGAATACTGTATTAAGTGGTTTCAGGCGGAGTCCAGCATGGTATAACTCACCCCCATACGGAAAAGCTATGCTTTATTGCTTCAACGACAATGGCGATAGTTTGTGGTGCAAATTTTATAGCCCAACTGATTCAAGTGCCAAAGCTGAATTTTATGATGTTATTGCCACCCCCGATAGTGGTATGCTGGCTGTTGGTCAAATTATGTTTAGCAATGGGCAACAAAAAAGTTATATTGTAAAATTAGATGCTAATGGTAATTTATACAATCCCTTAAATGTAATTGCACAAAACAAAGAAAGCTACCTCCAACTCTACCCTAACCCTGCAGGCAATTACACAAACATTCATTACATGGGTATCGAAAAAAATGTGGAACTTAAAATCATTAACCTAAATGGACAAGTGGTTTACCGGCAACAATTGCATCAAAACGATGAGCGCATTTTACTTGTAACCGAACATTTGGCACCAGGATTTTATGTGTGCTGCATTTCAGCAAGTGACCAAAATTTGCTGATTAAAAAATTGGTGGTGTTGAGAAATTATAGATAG
- a CDS encoding NAD-dependent epimerase/dehydratase family protein — MELKDKKVLVIGGAGFIGGFVVAELLKEPVKEVIIYDNFARGKMDNIKDSLKDTRCSIYPMGGDVRETDILNDAMAGCDYVFHLAAMWLLHCKDYPRTAFDVNIAGTFNVLEACVKNKIKKLIYSSSASVYGDAVQVPMTEDHPFNNKNFYGSTKIAGEAMCTAYNDRYGLEVIGLRYMNVYGPGQDQHAVYSGVIPIMLNKIDANEAPSINGDGSQAYDFIYVEDVARCNVAALKSSTKYGFYNVGTEIQTTIKQLCDTILDLKKSELKVKYVPYSADDARALVQNRIGSAVKAKAEIGFSYKYSLVDGLSKLIDWRNKTMKTKTLA; from the coding sequence ATGGAATTAAAAGACAAAAAAGTACTAGTTATTGGAGGTGCCGGATTTATTGGTGGCTTTGTGGTTGCCGAACTATTAAAAGAACCCGTGAAAGAAGTCATAATTTACGACAACTTTGCACGTGGAAAAATGGACAATATCAAAGACTCGTTGAAAGATACACGTTGCAGCATTTATCCCATGGGAGGCGATGTGCGCGAAACCGATATTTTAAACGATGCAATGGCGGGTTGTGATTACGTATTTCACCTAGCTGCAATGTGGTTATTGCACTGCAAAGATTATCCTCGAACTGCTTTTGATGTAAACATTGCCGGTACATTCAACGTGCTAGAAGCTTGCGTAAAAAATAAAATCAAAAAATTAATATACTCTTCTTCAGCCTCTGTTTATGGCGATGCGGTGCAAGTGCCCATGACTGAAGATCATCCTTTCAACAACAAAAACTTTTACGGCTCTACTAAAATTGCCGGCGAAGCAATGTGTACTGCTTACAACGACCGATATGGCTTGGAAGTAATTGGACTACGTTACATGAATGTATATGGTCCGGGACAAGATCAACATGCGGTGTATAGCGGAGTTATTCCAATTATGCTTAATAAAATTGATGCTAACGAAGCACCCTCAATCAATGGTGATGGTTCGCAAGCTTACGATTTTATTTATGTGGAAGATGTTGCTAGATGCAATGTGGCTGCACTTAAAAGCAGCACCAAATATGGTTTCTACAATGTTGGTACCGAAATTCAAACCACAATCAAACAATTGTGCGATACTATTTTAGATTTAAAAAAATCAGAACTGAAAGTAAAATATGTTCCCTACAGTGCTGATGATGCACGTGCCTTGGTTCAAAACCGAATTGGCTCAGCTGTTAAAGCAAAAGCAGAAATTGGTTTTAGTTATAAATATTCACTGGTAGATGGTTTAAGCAAACTAATTGATTGGCGAAACAAAACCATGAAAACAAAAACACTCGCTTAA
- a CDS encoding ABC transporter permease, producing MNVTHDSDEKWTLVVKPEVNPFDLRLAELWRYRDLVMLFVRRDFVSTYKQTILGPLWFIIQPVLTTLTFTIIFGNIAKIPTDGIPQMLFYLSGLVSWNYFAECLNKTSNTFIGNAHIFGKVYFPRMAVPVSIVISNLVTYFIQFLLFLGFYVYFIATGTVVHPNAALLLLPFLLIIMACLGLGMGIIISSMTTKYRDLRFLVTFGVQLMMYATPVIYPMSLLSPKAQFYISLNPMSSVIETFRYAFLGSGNLNFMHLAYSAIFSLSILFIGVLFFNKVEKNFMDTV from the coding sequence ATGAATGTTACACATGATTCGGATGAAAAATGGACACTGGTTGTAAAACCGGAAGTTAATCCATTCGACCTTCGATTAGCAGAACTTTGGCGCTACCGCGATTTGGTAATGCTTTTTGTTCGCCGCGATTTTGTCAGCACTTACAAGCAAACTATTTTAGGACCATTGTGGTTTATTATTCAACCTGTTTTAACCACGCTTACCTTCACCATTATTTTTGGAAATATTGCGAAGATTCCTACCGATGGAATTCCACAAATGTTGTTTTACCTTTCCGGACTTGTTAGCTGGAACTACTTCGCCGAATGTCTCAATAAAACTTCCAATACTTTTATTGGCAATGCACACATTTTTGGAAAAGTATACTTTCCTCGAATGGCTGTGCCTGTATCCATAGTTATTTCAAATTTGGTAACATATTTTATCCAATTTTTACTCTTTTTAGGATTCTATGTTTACTTCATTGCCACCGGTACTGTGGTGCATCCAAATGCAGCTTTGTTATTGTTGCCATTCTTACTGATAATCATGGCTTGCTTAGGACTGGGCATGGGAATCATCATTTCATCCATGACTACCAAGTACCGCGATTTACGCTTTTTAGTGACATTTGGAGTACAATTAATGATGTATGCTACTCCTGTTATTTATCCCATGAGTTTGTTATCTCCTAAAGCTCAATTTTATATTTCCTTAAATCCTATGAGTTCTGTTATCGAAACCTTTCGCTATGCCTTTTTAGGATCAGGTAATTTAAATTTTATGCATTTAGCTTATAGCGCCATTTTTTCGTTGAGTATTCTATTTATTGGTGTGCTATTTTTTAATAAAGTTGAAAAGAATTTTATGGATACAGTTTAA
- a CDS encoding ABC transporter ATP-binding protein, with the protein MSDTVIKVENLSKRYVLGNIGSGSLSQDLNAAWARLRGKENPNAKIDAKTFDSKNPEFWALKDISFDVNQGDVLGIIGKNGAGKSTLLKVLSRITSPTSGNYKVKGRIASLLEVGTGFHPELTGRENLFLNGAILGMSKTEIRSKFDEIVEFSGVSKFIDTPVKRYSSGMYVRLAFAVAAHLEPEILIVDEVLAVGDAEFQKKCMGKMKDVSGQGRTVLFVSHNIAAIKSLCTKGLYLQNGTVLKSGLIEPVITEYLAENKKIAETGEIPDDFKRVYGNGDARFRKVYITDFENNVMKQLPFGEKFKIHLEFDATKNLNETTVSVMIGTTSGENFLYSTDKNFSVHESKNFEKGKHHIEIEVDAKLLPGNFYITAGISIAKSGFTLDWVENVYLLTVDKIGLNKGEDYPWETVHGYVEPATNWNYKFLN; encoded by the coding sequence ATGTCGGATACAGTTATAAAAGTTGAAAATTTAAGCAAACGCTATGTTCTTGGTAACATAGGTAGTGGCTCGCTTTCGCAGGATTTAAATGCTGCATGGGCACGCTTGCGCGGAAAAGAAAATCCCAATGCTAAAATTGATGCTAAAACTTTTGACAGTAAAAATCCTGAATTTTGGGCACTAAAAGATATTTCGTTTGATGTCAATCAAGGCGATGTTCTTGGTATCATCGGAAAAAACGGCGCCGGTAAATCAACCTTGTTAAAAGTATTATCACGAATTACCTCTCCTACTTCCGGAAATTACAAAGTAAAAGGACGCATTGCCAGTTTACTCGAAGTTGGAACAGGCTTTCACCCTGAGCTTACCGGACGCGAAAATTTATTTTTAAATGGCGCCATCCTAGGAATGAGCAAAACCGAAATCCGCAGCAAGTTCGACGAAATAGTTGAATTTAGCGGTGTTTCAAAATTTATTGATACTCCGGTAAAACGCTACAGTAGCGGAATGTACGTGCGATTGGCCTTTGCCGTAGCTGCTCACCTAGAACCCGAAATATTAATCGTTGACGAGGTATTGGCAGTTGGCGATGCCGAGTTTCAAAAAAAATGCATGGGCAAAATGAAAGACGTTTCAGGTCAAGGACGCACCGTGCTTTTTGTGAGTCACAACATTGCCGCCATTAAATCGCTTTGTACAAAAGGACTTTACCTGCAAAACGGAACCGTTTTAAAATCAGGTTTAATAGAACCGGTCATTACAGAATACCTTGCCGAGAATAAAAAAATTGCTGAAACCGGCGAAATACCCGACGATTTTAAACGTGTGTATGGCAATGGAGATGCACGTTTTAGAAAAGTGTATATCACCGATTTTGAAAACAATGTGATGAAACAATTGCCTTTTGGTGAAAAATTTAAAATACATTTAGAATTTGATGCTACTAAAAATTTAAACGAAACAACTGTTAGTGTAATGATTGGTACCACATCGGGCGAAAACTTTTTGTATTCAACCGATAAAAACTTTTCAGTACACGAAAGCAAAAATTTTGAAAAAGGAAAACATCACATTGAAATAGAAGTAGACGCCAAATTGCTACCCGGTAATTTTTATATTACTGCCGGTATATCCATTGCCAAATCAGGATTTACGCTCGATTGGGTAGAAAATGTTTACTTACTTACAGTTGATAAAATAGGACTCAATAAAGGCGAAGATTATCCTTGGGAAACTGTGCACGGATACGTGGAACCGGCTACCAATTGGAACTATAAATTTTTAAATTAA